One Scophthalmus maximus strain ysfricsl-2021 chromosome 1, ASM2237912v1, whole genome shotgun sequence genomic region harbors:
- the LOC118315441 gene encoding adaptin ear-binding coat-associated protein 1-like isoform X2, whose translation MATEGQSEYESVLCVKPEVNVYRIPPRASNRAIRAADWKLDAPDWTGRMRVTARGKAAFVKLEDKISGELFAQAPVDEYPGITVETVSDSSRYFVLRIQDDNGRSAFIGIGFGDRGDAFDFNVALQDHFKWVKQEDDFKKQAQTPDTTPKLDLGFKEGQTITLNIGQSKKKDRSRPQSSGGFGLLPPPPGGKLAPPPSSRSTNHNTQPSAGVFC comes from the exons ATGGCGACCGAGGGTCAGAGCGAGTACGAGTCCGTCCTCTGTGTCAAACCTGAAGTCAACGTTTACCGAATCCCGCCGAGAGCATCGAACCGGGCCATCAG GGCTGCCGACTGGAAGCTGGACGCTCCCGACTGGACGGGACGTATGCGCGTGACGGCCCGGGGCAAAGCGGCCTTCGTGAAATTGGAAGACAAAATCTCtg GGGAATTGTTTGCCCAGGCACCAGTGGATGAGTACCCTGGGATCACGGTGGAGACAGTCAGTGACTCAAGTCGTTACTTTGTGCTGCGCATCCAGGATGACAATG GCCGCAGTGCATTTATCGGCATTGGATTTGGAGACCGAGGCGATGCCTTTGACTTTAATGTTGCTCTTCAGGACCACTTCAA GTGGGTGAAACAGGAAGATGACTTTAAGAAGCAAGCGCAGACTCCAGATACCACTCCCAAACTGGACCTGGGCTTCAAAGAAGGACAAACAATTACTCTCAATATTGGG CAATCAAAAAAGAAGGACAGGTCTCGTCCGCAGAGTTCAGGTGGCTTCGGgctccttccacctcctcctggggGAAAGCTAGCCCCACCCCCTTCATCCAGATCTACCAATCATAACACACAACCATCTGCAGGA
- the aicda gene encoding single-stranded DNA cytosine deaminase, translating into MITKLDSVLLPPKKFIFHYKNVRWARGRHETYLCFVVKRRVGPDSLTFDFGHLRNRTGCHVEMLFLRYLGALCPGLLGCGVAGEKRLSYSITWFCSWSPCANCSIRLAQFLSQMPNLRLRIFVSRLYFCDIEDSQEQEGLRMLKKAGVQLTVMTYKDFFYCWQTFVARKQSRFKAWGELHQNSVRLTRKLHRILQPLEAEDLRDAFKLLGL; encoded by the exons atgattacAAAGCTAGACAG TGTGCTCTTGCCCCCAAAAAAGTTCATCTTCCATTACAAGAATGTGCGCTGGGCAAGGGGCCGGCACGAGACATACCTCTGCTTCGTAGTGAAGAGGCGAGTGGGCCCAGACtccctgacctttgactttGGACACCTGCGCAATCGCACTGGCTGCCATGTGGAG ATGCTGTTTCTGCGCTATCTGGGAGCCTTGTGCCCTGGTCTCCTGGGCTGTGGAGTGGCTGGAGAGAAGAGGCTCAGTTATTCCATCACCTGGTTCTGCTCCTGGTCTCCCTGTGCCAACTGCTCCATCAGACTGGCCCAGTTCCTCAGCCAGATGCCCAACCTTCGCCTCAGGATCTTTGTGTCACGCCTTTACTTCTGTGACATAGAAGACAGCCAAGAGCAAGAGGGCCTGAGAATGCTGAAAAAAGCAGGAGTGCAGCTCACAGTAATGACTTACAAAG ACTTCTTCTATTGCTGGCAAACGTTTGTAGCTCGCAAGCAGAGCAGATTCAAGGCCTGGGGTGAGCTGCACCAAAACTCTGTTCGCCTCACCAGAAAACTTCACCGTATCCTTCAG ccTTTAGAAGCTGAAGATTTGAGGGATGCCTTCAAACTTCTTGGATTGTGA
- the nat14 gene encoding probable N-acetyltransferase 14 — translation MVRLELDQVVMRRMKEDDIETVKALIKEGCEGTENRLILHIVTRPLCLFILAVLSSILRCFVHSFVLALAIPVFLLIVFLKLTMPRSTGVLGSSRPSWDYVGSSYRGTQDETLQNPYCRFSGKTPLTKKPRRRIGSKDKDKDKEASTEKVTPEREQAAGHVWVADCDGEILGCLFRDSETRAGVRRFCRLVTSCWYRREGLGRLLVQSLEQREGETGSHRVYAHVPYPSKLGEAFFRKLGYQQRGEGADEDDDEEVKLESPERGFLGYPLTKVFYKDL, via the exons ATGGTGAGGCTGGAGCTGGACCaggtggtgatgaggaggatgaaggaggacgACATAGAGACGGTCAAGGCCCTCATCAAG GAGGGCTGCGAGGGTACAGAAAACCGCCTGATCCTCCACATCGTCACGCGTCCGCTCTGCCTCTTCATCTTGGCCGTTCTCTCGTCGATCCTACGCTGCTTCGTTCACTCCTTCGTCCTGGCCCTCGCTATTCCTGTCTTCCTGCTGATTGTCTTTCTGAAACTCACCATGCCGCGGTCCACGGGGGTGCTGGGCAGCAGCCGCCCCTCCTGGGACTATGTGGGCAGCAGCTACCGGGGGACACAGGATGAGACACTGCAGAATCCCTATTGTAGGTTCAGTGGCAAAACACCGCTGACTAAAAAG CCAAGACGCAGAATTGGATccaaggacaaggacaaggacaaggaggCGTCAACAGAGAAGGTCACCCCCGAGAGGGAACAGGCAGCAGGACATGTCTGGGTGGCGGACTGTGACGGGGAGATCCTGGGCTGCCTCTTCCGGGACAGTGAAACGAGAGCGGGCGTCAGGAGGTTCTGCAGGCTGGTGACAAGCTGCTGGTACCGCAGGGAGGGCCTGGGTCGGCTGCTGGTCCAGAGTCttgagcagagagagggggagacggggtCACACAGAGTGTATGCACACGTCCCCTACCCCTCTAAGTTGGGGGAGGCTTTCTTTAGGAAACTTGGCTATCAGcagcggggggagggggctgatGAAGACGACGATGAGGAGGTGAAGCTGGAGTCTCCGGAGAGAGGCTTTCTGGGATACCCCCTCACCAAGGTGTTTTACAAAGACTTGTGA
- the znf628 gene encoding zinc finger protein 628, whose protein sequence is MANSVALVVQAELLPPQSAASLSPFPSLLGSGEDGEDEGERGELEEGDKGVVEGGEEVVLDMVTSSVPGAAQQPKQSDHPFQCLDCGKSFRWSSRLTHHQRSHNNERPYRCNLCPKAFKGSSALLYHQRSHSGEKPYKCQDCGKAFKRSSLLQVHQSVHTGVRTFLCPYCPLTFKWSSHYQYHLRQHTGECPYPCDTCPKAFKNSSSLRRHKNVHLGLKPYTCSVCNKSFTQSTNLRQHMRIHTGERPYICGECGRSFTHSSNLALHKNSHSNLNAGGKEGKRGVDARDAIVEVVVGAEEMTSSMLTDMVGFVSQDGTDGVGVGMEEVFLSTTSSSQNPGLLPHLTLTPSGEGVCASRAIGTEVHLSTDTGASVLLYSCGSCSHTFGTQTDLEEHQAIHMAPEEHGAGGEAGPGAGMEVGDGLVGAGHLLADFEEVVETTTVVENGHTTEVLLGLTEVADNSNENVGATQAQFDLLQSFTEVTQSSETVQPEARTTWAGLSCGYCNKTFKTSGGLNRHVSLIHSLSSQSRSQFSCSACDRSFPLLSSLLTHQHSHTPEQRLLAEAEAEIVCPPSLSLSLPLPSSPSQADKLQEGQREIHVNIITVSEEQEEQPAKPAKAPKKTGASKSILAGDRPYRCSECGKAFKGSSGLKYHMRDHTGERPYRCTECGKSFKRSSLLSIHQRVHTGVRAFQCPHCPLTFKWSSHYQYHLRQHTGERPYVCKECGKSFKNTSCLRRHSQMHSGLRPHTCAICSKSFSQTSNLKQHERTHSGERPFQCTHCNKSFTHSSNLQLHLRTHSSRKDFKCPYCSKEFVMHSYLQRHIRTHGSGVPLPCPGGGGKDGVAVKASLGGVTTTTTLFNPITLETSGNNSSLIVSQPALNIPPNTSQNYFMIQTASGLQLIPLSSPTPAPPPPPPPPPPPSQPQNFLLLQCPSNNGSQSSLILVPTTNNPPPAPEPQTLPVLQTIQALSPVLNQTQTQIPQYPAVSQQQQQTRIIITNNNNNANTPVATTTHTLSTNSLLTKPILGKSTRTARSRRGRKPKAVLQKSATAPVSQTTAGAQSATETTAANTSTGSSPSPAATVSLSACCTPISTFSSSTSAVPTVDTSGPPSSVTVATPATTVATASVSTPIPATLERTPHTTVGQMRTRETVTGKQFVLCFDNEEQAKAGMNIEEGGESYVLQFEGDSSAEAVDGGMGGEGKSLVLQFKTDGQGEGGKGGDKGGMMSLLHNWGGEKHGVRHTGEESNQGESYVLHFHTEAQDSGPSSATFSQGQNNGLQLSCTPTRGLVPLDGQEMVFELGGESKMEQETEEGMQMIALIDSEGAMMGEDGAGCNAASGRVTEGGGAMENIFQLENGEEIVIIEVSTSSLREGGLERGGDGDISQSTEVKYETVAAEVHEKSVKEHNSAASPEVQTSTEDTMRNGPTSHSDEMQFSD, encoded by the exons ATGGCTAACTCTGTGGCCTTAGTGGTCCAAGCAGAACTTTTGCCACCTCAGTCCGCCGCCTCGCTCTCGCCCTTCCCGTCCCTGCTCGGCTCAGGAGAGGACGGtgaggacgagggggagaggggggagctggaggagggagacaagGGGGTCGTagaaggtggagaggaggtggttcTGGACATGGTGACGTCATCCGTGCCGGGCGCAGCCCAGCAGCCCAAGCAGTCGGACCATCCCTTccagtgtctggactgtggCAAGAGCTTCAGGTGGTCGTCCAGGCTGACGCACCACCAGCGGAGCCACAATAATGAGAGACCCTACAGGTGCAACCTCTGCCCCAAGGCCTTCAAGggctcctctgctctgctctacCACCAACG GTCTCACTCAGGGGAGAAGCCTTACAAATGTCAGGATTGTGGCAAAGCCTTCAAACGCTCTTCTCTGCTCCAG GTCCATCAGAGTGTCCACACTGGAGTGCGAACCTTCTTGTGTCCCTATTGCCCCCTTACCTTTAAATGGAGTTCCCACTACCAGTATCACCTGCGCCAGCACACTGGAGAATGCCCATATCCCTGTGACACTTGCCCCAAGGCCTTCAAGAACTCAAGCAGTCTGCGGCGGCACAAGAATGTCCACCTTGGTCTCAAGCCTTACACCTGCTCGGTGTGTAACAAGTCCTTTACTCAGTCCACCAACCTAAGGCAGCACATGAGGATACATACAGGCGAGAGGCCATACATCTGTGGCGAGTGTGGACGCAGCTTCACACATTCATCAAACCTGGCCCTGCACAAGAACTCTCACTCCAACCTCAAtgcaggagggaaggagggaaagagaggagtggACGCAAGGGACGCAATTGTAGAGGTGGTGGTTGGGGCAGAGGAAATGACGTCATCCATGTTGACGGACATGGTGGGGTTTGTGAGCCAGGACGGAACTGATGGAGTTGGGGTGGGGATGGAAGAAGTGTTCCTCTCAACCACCTCGTCCAGCCAGAATCCAGGCCTACTCCCTCATCTCACCCTCACTCCCTCTGGGGAGGGCGTGTGTGCATCCAGGGCCATCGGGACAGAGGTTCACCTGAGCACTGACACCGGGGCCAGTGTTCTGCTCTACAGCTGTGGCAGCTGCAGCCACACCTTTGGCACACAAACAGACCTGGAGGAGCACCAGGCCATCCACATGGCTCCAGAGGAGCATGGGGCCGGTGGGGAGGCGGGGCCCGGGGCAGGGATGGAGGTTGGGGATGGGCTTGTGGGAGCTGGACACCTGCTGGCTGACtttgaggaggtggtggagactaCCACAGTGGTTGAAAATGGACACACGACAGAGGTGCTCCTTGGACTGACAGAGGTAGCAGATAACAGCAACGAA AATGTTGGCGCCACCCAGGCTCAGTTTGACCTGCTGCAGAGCTTCACCGAGGTGACTCAGAGCTCTGAGACCGTTCAGCCAGAGGCCAGAACCACATGGGCAGGGCTGTCATGTGGCTACTGCAACAAGACCTTCAAGACCAGTGGAGGCCTCAATAGACATGTGTCACTG ATTCACTCTCTTTCATCACAGTCCCGCTCGCAGTTCAGCTGCTCCGCCTGCGACCGCTCCTTTCCCCtgctctcctcactcctcacccACCAGCACTCCCACACCCCTGAGCAGCGTCTCCTGGCTGAGGCAGAGGCTGAGATCGTGTGTCCTCCATCCCTTTCCCTGTCTCTCCCTTTGCCCTCCTCTCCCAGCCAGGCTGACAAGCTCCAGGAGGGCCAGAGGGAGATCCATGTCAACATCATCACCGTCagcgaggagcaggaggagcagccaGCCAAACCGGCCAAAGCCCCCAAAAAGACAGGAGCCAGCAAGAGCATTCTTGCCGGAG acagGCCATACCGCTGTTCAGAGTGTGGAAAAGCCTTCAAAGGTTCATCGGGGCTAAAGTACCACATGAGGGATCACACTGGGGAAAGGCCATACCGCTGCACTGAGTGTGGAAAGAGCTTCAAAAGGTCGTCACTACTTTCAATCCACCAGAGG GTACACACTGGCGTGCGGGCATTCCAATGTCCTCACTGCCCTCTCACTTTCAAGTGGAGCTCTCACTACCAGTACCATTTGCGGCAGCACACGGGTGAGAGGCCTTATGTGTGTAAGGAGTGCGGCAAGTCGTTCAAGAACACCAGCTGTCTGCGTCGACACAGTCAGATGCACTCTGGACTGCGGCCTCATACCTGCGCCATCTGCTCAAAGTCTTTCTCCCAAACATCGAACCTCAAGCAG CACGAGCGCACCCATTCTGGCGAGAGACCCTTTCAGTGCACGCACTGCAATAAGAGCTTTACACACTCCTCCAACCTTCAGCTCCACCTGCGAACTCACTCCTCACGCAAGGATTTCAAATGCCCATACTGCTCAAAGGAGTTTGTCATGCACTCTTACTTGCAGAGGCACATCCGTACCCATGGCAGTGGTGTccccctgccctgccctggCGGTGGAGGTAAAGACGGTGTGGCTGTTAAAGCCAGTCTCGGAGGAGTAACAACCACCACAACCCTGTTCAACCCCATTACCCTGGAAACCTcaggaaacaacagcagcttgATTGTGTCCCAACCAGCACTTAATATTCCCCCCAACACGTCCCAGAACTACTTTATGATTCAGACAGCCAGCGGCCTGCAGCTCATTCCTCTGTCATCCCCTACACCcgcccctccaccaccacctccacctcctccacctccgtccCAGCCCCAAAACTTCCTCCTCTTGCAGTGCCCTTCCAATAACGGCAGCCAGTCCAGTTTGATTCTTGTTCCCACAACAAACAACCCTCCACCAGCTCCGGAGCCTCAGACTCTGCCTGTACTCCAGACAATCCAAGCACTCTCACCCGTCCTAAACCAAACACAGACTCAGATACCCCAATATCCAGCTGtatcacagcaacaacagcagaccAGGATCATTATcaccaacaacaataacaatgcAAACACTCCTGTCGCCACGACAACGCACACCCTGTCAACTAACTCCCTACTGACTAAGCCCATATTAGGGAAAAGCACACGGACGGCACGCAGCAGACGGGGACGCAAACCAAAAGCTGTTCTTCAGAAGTCTGCGACGGCTCCTGTGAGTCAAACCACAGCTGGAGCACAAAGCGCCACAGAGACTACAGCTGCTAACACTAGCACAGGGTCATCACCGTCACCTGCAGCCACTGTTTCCTTGTCAGCATGTTGCACTCCTATCTCAACAttctcatcctccacctctgcaGTCCCCACAGTGGACACCTCAGGGCCCCCATCATCTGTTACCGTGGCTACACCAGCCACCACAGTAGCCACAGCATCGGTTTCCACTCCGATCCCTGCTACTCTGGAAAGGACACCTCATACCACTGTTGGGCAAATGAGGACACGGGAGACCGTGACGGGGAAACAGTTTGTGTTATGTTTTGATAATGAAGAACAGGCGAAGGCGGGGATGAATATTGAGGAGGGTGGGGAGTCATATGTGTTGCAGTTTGAAGGGGATTCATCAGCTGAGGCAGTCGATGGGGGAATGGGTGGAGAGGGAAAGTCGCTTGTGCTTCAGTTTAAGACAGATGGGCAaggtgaaggagggaaggggggggatAAGGGAGGGATGATGTCACTTCTGCACAACTGGGGTGGAGAAAAGCACGGTGTGAGACAtacaggagaggagagcaacCAGGGAGAGTCCTATGTCCTTCACTTCCACACTGAGGCACAGGACAGTGGTCCATCTAGCGCCACCTTCAGCCAAGGGCAAAACAACGGCCTGCAGCTCTCCTGCACACCTACCCGAGGTTTGGTCCCCCTTGATGGGCAGGAGATGGTGTTTGAACTGGGGGGTGAGAGCAAAATGGAGCAAGAAACCGAGGAGGGTATGCAGATGATAGCCCTGATAGACAGCGAAGGGGCAATGATGGGAGAAGACGGGGCAGGGTGCAACGCTGCAAGTGGCAGGGTTACCGAGGGTGGAGGAGCcatggaaaatatatttcagcTGGAAAACGGAGAGGAAATTGTCATAATTGAGGTCAGCACCAGCAGCCTAAGGGAAGGGGGACtagagagaggaggggacgggGACATCTCACAAAGTACCGAGGTCAAATATGAGACTGTAGCTGCAGAGGTACATGAGAAGTCTGTAAAGGAACACAACTCTGCAGCCAGTCCAGAGGTACAGACATCCACCGAGGATACAATGAGGAATGGACCTACATCTCATTCTGACGAGATGCAGTTCTCTGACTAA